One Phocaeicola dorei genomic region harbors:
- a CDS encoding efflux RND transporter periplasmic adaptor subunit gives MKMTVNSMKCFSWSRLAIFTAAMAVLSSCGGGQSGMKLGDDEFTVVAVQSTASQQSTSYPATIKGVQDIEVRPQVSGFIVRLCVDEGATVKKGQALFQIDPTQYAAAERQAKAAVEMAKSNVNTLTLNEQQKKNLYDKKIISDFEYQSAVDQLLSAKASLAQAEAQLTSARQNLGFCTVTSPSDGVVGTFPYRIGSLVSPSVTQPLTTVSEIGEMYVYFSMTEKQLLGLTRAGGTLKEQLEKMPAVKLELADGTMYTEEGKIDAVSGVIDQTTGSVSMRAVFPNKQLVLRSGGMANVIFPYTMEDIILIPQSATQEIQDKKFVYVLQSDNTLKHTEIKVSNLSDGKNYIVTSGLKPGDKIVVEGVQTLKDGQTITPITPEQKEAKYQQHLKDQKEGNIATAFK, from the coding sequence ATGAAGATGACAGTAAATAGTATGAAATGTTTTTCATGGAGCCGCCTCGCGATATTTACGGCGGCAATGGCCGTTTTAAGCAGTTGTGGAGGCGGTCAGAGCGGTATGAAGTTGGGTGATGACGAGTTTACCGTCGTGGCTGTACAGTCTACAGCCAGCCAGCAGTCTACTTCTTATCCCGCTACCATCAAAGGTGTTCAGGATATCGAGGTGCGTCCTCAGGTTTCCGGCTTTATCGTAAGGCTTTGTGTAGACGAAGGTGCAACGGTAAAGAAAGGTCAGGCACTCTTTCAGATCGATCCTACACAGTATGCGGCTGCCGAACGTCAGGCAAAAGCTGCTGTAGAGATGGCAAAATCGAATGTCAATACGCTGACTTTGAACGAACAACAGAAGAAAAATTTGTATGATAAGAAAATTATCAGTGATTTTGAGTATCAAAGCGCAGTAGACCAATTGCTTTCTGCAAAAGCCAGTTTGGCACAAGCTGAGGCTCAGTTGACCAGCGCTCGTCAGAATTTAGGTTTCTGTACAGTGACCAGTCCTTCAGATGGTGTGGTGGGTACATTCCCGTATCGTATTGGTAGTTTGGTGAGTCCTTCGGTTACACAACCGTTAACTACCGTGAGTGAAATCGGTGAAATGTATGTGTATTTCTCTATGACTGAAAAGCAGTTGTTGGGTTTAACAAGAGCCGGTGGCACACTGAAAGAACAACTGGAGAAGATGCCGGCTGTGAAATTGGAGTTGGCTGACGGTACGATGTATACTGAAGAAGGTAAGATTGACGCTGTAAGTGGTGTTATTGATCAGACTACCGGTTCGGTAAGTATGCGTGCCGTTTTCCCGAACAAACAGCTTGTATTGCGTAGTGGTGGTATGGCTAATGTAATTTTCCCTTATACTATGGAGGATATTATTTTGATTCCTCAGTCGGCTACACAGGAAATTCAGGACAAAAAGTTTGTTTATGTGCTTCAGTCGGATAATACATTGAAGCATACTGAGATCAAGGTATCGAATTTGAGTGACGGTAAGAATTATATTGTTACCAGTGGTTTGAAGCCCGGCGATAAAATTGTAGTTGAAGGTGTACAAACGTTGAAGGACGGACAAACAATTACTCCGATTACTCCGGAACAGAAAGAGGCGAAATATCAACAACACCTGAAAGATCAGAAGGAAGGAAATATTGCCACGGCCTTTAAATAA